A genomic region of Paroedura picta isolate Pp20150507F chromosome 4, Ppicta_v3.0, whole genome shotgun sequence contains the following coding sequences:
- the TYW3 gene encoding tRNA wybutosine-synthesizing protein 3 homolog, protein MADFKRWKEQRLSRLDGSRKGSVDEPIAGLVQLLNDQDSFCTTSSCSGRVVVLEQPPLPTPVEPNTGFEIQKRNCTWFMVTHQLCRVEDVLTALQKATNDAIFKFEPFVLHVQCQELQDAQLLHTVALEAGFRNSGITVGRKGKIMMAVRSTHCLEVPLSQKGKLMVNEEYVDFVVQVANQKMEENMRRIKRFYSSLQFALENRDHISSLPVKESEQSSTGQNNTMDSHRSRRKSKGTQEDNECTSAQKTKGLESEDDTESNFNFFH, encoded by the exons ATGGCTGACTTCAAGCGCTGGAAAGAGCAGCGACTGTCACGGCTGGATGGGAGCCGGAAGGGCAGCGTGGATGAGCCGATCGCAGGGTTAGTGCAGCTCCTTAATGACCAGGACAGCTTCTGTACCACCAGTTCGTGCTCGGGGCGTGTTGTGGTGCTGGAGCAGCCTCCTCTGCCGACCCCCGTCGAG CCTAATACTGGCTTTGAGATTCAAAAGCGAAACTGTACCTGGTTTATGGTGACCCATCAATTATGTAGAGTGGAAGATGTG CTTACAGCCTTGCAGAAAGCCACCAATGATGCCATATTCAAATTTGAACCGTTTGTACTTCATGTGCAGTGTCAAGAGCTACAAGACGCCCAGCTACTG caCACAGTGGCTTTAGAAGCTGGTTTCAGGAACTCGGGTATAACTGTTGGTCGAAAAGGGAAAATTATGATG GCTGTCCGCAGTACCCATTGCTTAGAGGTTCCACTAAGCCAGAAGGGAAAATTGATGGTCAATGAAGAATATGTTGACTTTGTGGTTCAAGTTGCTAATCAGAAGATGGAAGAAAACATGAGAAGAATCAAAAG ATTTTACAGCTCACTGCAGTTTGCTTTGGAAAACAGGGACCATATCAGTAGCTTGCCTGTTAAGGAGAGTGAACAGAGTAGTACAGGACAGAACAATACTATGGACTCTCATAGAAGCAGGAGAAAATCAAAAGGGACACAAGAAGATAATGAATGCACTTCTGCACAGAAAACCAAAGGGCTGGAAAGTGAAGATGACACAGaaagcaattttaatttttttcactgA